The genomic interval TAGAAGATGAGAAGATACGTAAATACGTACTGGCCCGTATTCCTAAAGGAGGTATCTCTAAAGTAATTATAGAAAGAACATTAAAGCGCATTACCTTAACTATCAATACGGCCCGTCCGGGTGTAGTAATTGGGAAGAACGGGATTGAAGTAGAAAAGGTAAAAGAGGAGTTGAAGAAGCTTACCAGCAAAGATGTTCAGATCAATATTTTTGAAATAAAAAGGCCTGAAATCGATTCTAAATTAGTAGGTGAAGCTATTGCCCAGCAATTGGAAGCAAGGATTTCTTACCGGAGAGCTATGAAACAAGCGATTTCTTCTGCTATGCGCGTAGGTGCTCAAGGTATTCGTGTAAAAGTTTCCGGTCGTTTGGGTGGTGCTGAAATGGCCCGTTCTGAGCAGTATAGAGAGGGAAGAATTCCATTACATACCTTAAGGGCAGATATTGATTATGCAATTTCAGAAGCACAAACAGTATACGGCAAGATAGGTATCAAAGTGTGGATATTTAAAGGTGAAGTGTTTGGAAAACGTGATCTGGCACCTAATCAGGCTTTGGCAGCTGCAAATGCAGCACAACCTCAACAGGCAGGTGGAAATGAGCGGGGTGGAAAAAGAAGAGAAGGTGGTCGCGGAGATGGTGATCGTGGAGATCGCCGTGGAAGAGGTGATGGTTCTGACAGAGATAAAAATGAAGGAAGAGGTGGAGGAGACCGGGGTAGGAATCAAGGTCAGGGTAATCAGAAAAAAAGAAGATAATTTCCTCCCAAAAATCAGTTGACACAAAATATTCGGATTTTTATAAATAGTATCAACAATGTTACAGCCGAAAAGAACGAAGTTTAGAAAAATGCAAAAGGGCCGGGTGAAAGGTTTAGCCACAAGAGGCCATTCCATTGCTTTTGGATCATTTGCTGTAAAGTCTCTGGAAGCAGGATGGATTACCAGCCGTCAGATTGAGGCTGCCCGTATTTCAATGACCCGTGCAATGAAAAGAGAGGGACAGGTTTGGATTCGTGTATTTCCCGATAAACCTATCACTAAGAAGCCTGCTGAAGTAAGGATGGGTAAAGGTAAAGGAGCGCCAGAATATTGGGTAGCAGTGGTAAAACCAGGGACTATTCTGTTTGAAGCTACTGGTGTAAGTACTGAATTAGCTAGTGAAGCATTACGCTTGGCTGCTCAAAAATTGCCAATTAAAACAAAATTTGTTGTACGTAGAGATTACGTAGAATAATGCGGATACCCGCGCAAAGGCTCAATTCTGCTACAATTGATAGAATAATGCGGGGTCCATTTGACACACAAGAATAATAAACATTCAAATGAAAAACGCAGAAATTAAATCTCTCAGTGTAGATGAACTTCAGGAGAAGCTGGCGGCTGAGCAGGAAACATTACAAAAGCTTGCTTTTGGCCATGCCATATCTCCAATTGAAAACCCTATGAAAATACGCGTTAGCCGTAAAACAATAGCTAGGTTGAAAACTCAATTGCGCGCTGTAGAACTTACCAACCAAAAGACTACTAAATAAGATATGGAAACGATAGAGCAAAGAAATGTCAGAAAAGAAAGAGTAGGTAAAGTCGTAAGCAATAAAATGACTAAATCTATTACTGTGGCAGTGGAGAGAAAGGTGAAGCATCCTATCTATGGTAAGTTTATGAAGAAGACCACAAAGCTAATGGCGCATGATGAAAAGAATGAATGTGGTATTGGAGATACGGTTCGGATTATGGAAACTCGTCCGTTGAGTAAGAGAAAGTGCTGGAGATTAGTAGAAATTATTGAAAAAGCTAAATAATCATGATACAACAGGAATCAAGATTGACTGTAGCAGATAACAGCGGTGCTAAAGAAGTGCTCGTTATCCGTGTACTGGGTGGTACCAGAAAAAAGTATGCCTCTATTGGTGACAAAATAGTTGTTACTGTAAAATCTGCACTTTCTTCCAGTAACCTGAAAAAAGGTACTGTATCAAAAGCAGTAATTGTAAGAACAAAAAAAGAAGTGCGCAGAAAAGACGGGTCTTATATCCGTTTTGAAGATAACGCTGCTGTTTTGTTAAACAATAATGATGAGCCTAGAGGTACTCGTATTTTTGGACCGGTTGCACGTGAACTGCGTGAAAAACAGTTTATGAAAATTGTATCATTGGCACCTGAAGTATTATAAGCAATATGGAACAGACAACTAAAAAGCCACACAAACTACATGTTCGTAAAGGCGATACAGTAAAAGTTATTTCAGGAAACGAGCGTGGCAAAACCGGTAAAATTGTAACGGTGCTGGTTAGTAAAAACCGTGCGGTGGTAGAAGGATTAAACATGGTATCTAAGCATATTAAACCTTCTGCTAAAAACCCCAATGGTGGAATTGTTACCAAAGAAGCACCTATTCATATCAGCAATCTGATGCTGGTAGATCCTGCTAATGGACAAGCAACCAGAGTAGGACGGAAACTTGACAGTAAGGGTAAGTTACAAAGGTATTCAAAGAAAACAGGAGAAATTATAAAAAATGGCTAATCCAAGATTAAAAGACAAATATCTCCAGGAAGTAGTCCCTGCATTGAAAAATAAATTTCAATATAAATCTGTTATGCAGGTTCCTAAACTTACAAAGGTTGTAATCAATAAAGGAATTGGTGCTGCTGTAGCTGATAAAAAATTAGTAGATGTAGGCGTTGAAGAGCTAACCACTATATCAGGACAGAAAGCTGTTGCTACTATTTCCAAACAGGCAATTTCTAACTTTAAGCTTCGGGAGAATATGCCCATCGGCGCAAAGGTAACGCTGAGAGGAAATAAAATGTATGAATTCCTTGACCGTTTAACTACGGTTGCTTTACCTAGGGTACGGGATTTCAAAGGGATTAATGATAAAGGCTTTGATGGACGTGGTAATTATACACTAGGCGTAAAAGAACAAATTATATTCCCTGAAATTAGTATCGATAAGGTTACAAAAATATCTGGTATGGACATCACCTTTGTAACAACTGCCGGTACTGATGAAGAAGGATTAGAATTATTAAAATCACTAGGTATGCCATTTGCAAACCAGAAAAAATAATAAACATGGCAAAAGAATCTGTAAAAGCGCGCGAACGCAAAAGAGAAAAATTAGTGGCAAAATATGCTACTAAAAGAGCTGCTTTGAAAGCAGCCGGTGATTATGAAGCATTAGATAAATTACCAAAAAATGCTTCTCCTGTAAGGCTGCACAACAGATGCCGCTTAACGGGAAGACCAAGAGGATTTATGCGTAAATTTGGCATTTCAAGGGTAACTTTCAGGGAAATGGCTTCTGATGGAAAAATACCCGGACTTACAAAAGCAAGCTGGTAAATTTTGGTAATTTGTTTTTCTTTTATCATCTAATTCACTAACTTTGCAAACCCATTTCAAAACGGGAGTTCGTTTGCATAAAATCATATAAAAATGACAGATCCAATCGCTGATTATTTAACCAGATTGAGGAATGCTATCAAAGCTAAGCATAGAATAGTGGAAATGCCTGCGTCAAATCTGAAAAAAGAATTGACCAAAGTATTACACGAGAAAGGTTATATTCAGAATTATAAATTTGATAACAATACGGTACAAGGGACTATTAAAATAGCTTTGAAATATAATCCGCTTAGTAAGCAATCTGCTATTGTTAAACTGGAAAGAATTAGTAAACCTGGTTTGAGAAAATACACTGGCGCTGAGGAAT from Rhodocytophaga rosea carries:
- the rpsQ gene encoding 30S ribosomal protein S17, which codes for METIEQRNVRKERVGKVVSNKMTKSITVAVERKVKHPIYGKFMKKTTKLMAHDEKNECGIGDTVRIMETRPLSKRKCWRLVEIIEKAK
- the rplN gene encoding 50S ribosomal protein L14, with product MIQQESRLTVADNSGAKEVLVIRVLGGTRKKYASIGDKIVVTVKSALSSSNLKKGTVSKAVIVRTKKEVRRKDGSYIRFEDNAAVLLNNNDEPRGTRIFGPVARELREKQFMKIVSLAPEVL
- the rpsC gene encoding 30S ribosomal protein S3; translation: MGQKVNPTGLRLGIIKGWDSNWYGGKTFADKLVEDEKIRKYVLARIPKGGISKVIIERTLKRITLTINTARPGVVIGKNGIEVEKVKEELKKLTSKDVQINIFEIKRPEIDSKLVGEAIAQQLEARISYRRAMKQAISSAMRVGAQGIRVKVSGRLGGAEMARSEQYREGRIPLHTLRADIDYAISEAQTVYGKIGIKVWIFKGEVFGKRDLAPNQALAAANAAQPQQAGGNERGGKRREGGRGDGDRGDRRGRGDGSDRDKNEGRGGGDRGRNQGQGNQKKRR
- the rpmC gene encoding 50S ribosomal protein L29, whose translation is MKNAEIKSLSVDELQEKLAAEQETLQKLAFGHAISPIENPMKIRVSRKTIARLKTQLRAVELTNQKTTK
- the rpsN gene encoding 30S ribosomal protein S14, with product MAKESVKARERKREKLVAKYATKRAALKAAGDYEALDKLPKNASPVRLHNRCRLTGRPRGFMRKFGISRVTFREMASDGKIPGLTKASW
- the rpsH gene encoding 30S ribosomal protein S8, translating into MTDPIADYLTRLRNAIKAKHRIVEMPASNLKKELTKVLHEKGYIQNYKFDNNTVQGTIKIALKYNPLSKQSAIVKLERISKPGLRKYTGAEELPRVLNGLGIAILSTSKGVITDKEARQLNIGGEVLCYVY
- the rplP gene encoding 50S ribosomal protein L16, whose protein sequence is MLQPKRTKFRKMQKGRVKGLATRGHSIAFGSFAVKSLEAGWITSRQIEAARISMTRAMKREGQVWIRVFPDKPITKKPAEVRMGKGKGAPEYWVAVVKPGTILFEATGVSTELASEALRLAAQKLPIKTKFVVRRDYVE
- the rplX gene encoding 50S ribosomal protein L24 encodes the protein MEQTTKKPHKLHVRKGDTVKVISGNERGKTGKIVTVLVSKNRAVVEGLNMVSKHIKPSAKNPNGGIVTKEAPIHISNLMLVDPANGQATRVGRKLDSKGKLQRYSKKTGEIIKNG
- the rplE gene encoding 50S ribosomal protein L5, coding for MANPRLKDKYLQEVVPALKNKFQYKSVMQVPKLTKVVINKGIGAAVADKKLVDVGVEELTTISGQKAVATISKQAISNFKLRENMPIGAKVTLRGNKMYEFLDRLTTVALPRVRDFKGINDKGFDGRGNYTLGVKEQIIFPEISIDKVTKISGMDITFVTTAGTDEEGLELLKSLGMPFANQKK